From the Streptococcus sanguinis genome, the window GTCTTTTCTTCAAGTGTTCTAAGTAGAAGTCAAGCTCGTTTAAATTTTGAAGATTCAAAACCAAAAAAGCAAAATTGCGAGAATCTTGCTTATTGTGGTGTCTTTTCAAAAATATTTCTTTCAACCAAGCTATCCATCAAGAAATAAAATTCTTGCTGGATAATGTGATGGTCTTCTGATTTGAAAATATTGACCAAGCGCAGGCCTGATTTGTCAGTGATGTTGATTTTGAAACCATTCAACTCTTTATTGACGATGATTTTCAGCAGAAAACCATTTCCGCTGTTGGGAACAGATTCCAGCAGACGTGAGAGTTCATAGTTGCCAACCTTGCTTTCAGCGAATGTATTGTCGCGCAAGGTAAATTTCTTGACATTTGGATGAAGTGAATAGGTATATTCACAGTTTGCTAAGCTAACAGATGTTTGAAAGGCCATCTTATCCTCCTAAAAATTCTTTTAATTTCTTTGTAAATGATTGAATCTCTTGCAGAGTCGTTTGGTCCGAAGTGCTGATCCGAATGGACTCATACAAGCGGTTGGAATCCTTGCCATACATAGCCTGCAAGACATGACTGGGTTGTATAGCTCCGGCTGTACAGGCTGAGCCTGTTGAAATGGAAAAGCCATTTAAATCCATTTGAAGCAGAAGTAGGTCATTCTTTTGATTGGGAAATCCCAAATTGATGACATATGGCAAGCTTGGCTGACTTTCATTTAAGTAATGTTTAATGTCCGATAAGTCAGCAAGTAAGCTGTCTTTTAAGTCTTGCGCATGCGCTAGATTTTCCTCAAGATGTTCCGTGCTATCTGACAGAGCCGCCGCCATACCTGTGATAGAGATTAGATTTTCAGTTCCGGCCCGGTGTTTTTCTTCCTGGTCGCCACCGTGCATGAAATTGTCAAAATCCATCTTCTTGGCATAAAGGAAGCCAACGCCTTTGGGACCATGAAACTTATGCGCTGAAGCAGAGAGAAAGTCAATCCTTAGCTCGTCAGGGTAGATGGGAAGTTTACCAATTGCTTGGACAGCATCAACGTGAAAAGCAGCAGGATGTTCTTGTAGTAATTCACCAATTTCCTTAATGGGGAGCATGGCACCCGTCTCGTTATTAACTGCCATGACGGACACAAGAATAGTGTCAGGTCTAAGAGCCTTCTTAATATCCTCCGCTCGAATCTGACCATCTACCGGCTGAACAAAAGTAGCTTCGAAGCCGAATTTATCTACTAGGTATTCCACCACTTCTAAGACAGCATGGTGTTCAATAGCAGTGGTGACAATATGCTTTCCTCGGTTTTGGTGACGAAGGGCATAGCCTTTGATAGCAGTATTGTTGCTTTCAGTGCCACCTGAAGTAAAAAGAATCTTATTGCTTTGAGTATGCAGAGCTTGAGCAATATCCTCACGCGCCTGTCTGAGGAGTTTACTAGCTTCTCGGCCATGGCTATGCGTACTGGAAGGATTTCCAAAGACAGTCATATTCTTGGTCATTGCTTGGATTGCAGCGGGCGACAAAGCAGTTGTAGCGGCATTATCTAAATAAATCACTCTGGTTACCTTATTTCTTTTGATAGGCAAAGAGTGGGCTGACTGGTTTTCTCTCTTGAATGCGGACAATGGCATCACCAATCAGTTCACTAGCTGTAATGTAGTGGAGATTCTTAGGTGTTTTTTCTTTGGTATCAACAGAGTCTGTCACAAGTATTTCCCTGATAGGAGAATCATCCAGCAATTCCGCAGCTTTATCTGCAAAGAGTCCATGACTGGATACGGCATAAATTTCGACTGCGCCTTCGCGGCTGACAATTTTAGACGCTTCAGAGAAAGTCCGACCGGTATTTA encodes:
- a CDS encoding cysteine desulfurase family protein codes for the protein MIYLDNAATTALSPAAIQAMTKNMTVFGNPSSTHSHGREASKLLRQAREDIAQALHTQSNKILFTSGGTESNNTAIKGYALRHQNRGKHIVTTAIEHHAVLEVVEYLVDKFGFEATFVQPVDGQIRAEDIKKALRPDTILVSVMAVNNETGAMLPIKEIGELLQEHPAAFHVDAVQAIGKLPIYPDELRIDFLSASAHKFHGPKGVGFLYAKKMDFDNFMHGGDQEEKHRAGTENLISITGMAAALSDSTEHLEENLAHAQDLKDSLLADLSDIKHYLNESQPSLPYVINLGFPNQKNDLLLLQMDLNGFSISTGSACTAGAIQPSHVLQAMYGKDSNRLYESIRISTSDQTTLQEIQSFTKKLKEFLGG
- a CDS encoding DUF1831 domain-containing protein; its protein translation is MAFQTSVSLANCEYTYSLHPNVKKFTLRDNTFAESKVGNYELSRLLESVPNSGNGFLLKIIVNKELNGFKINITDKSGLRLVNIFKSEDHHIIQQEFYFLMDSLVERNIFEKTPQ